A region from the uncultured Bacteroides sp. genome encodes:
- a CDS encoding NAD-dependent epimerase/dehydratase family protein, producing MNSNNIKIMLTGATGMVGEGVLLECLENPTVSEVLMINRRHFDLVHPKLKELVVADFLNLAGVKEQLIGYDACFYCAGISSLGMSEMDYTKITYDTTMQFARTLKEINSDMVFIFVSGSHTDSTEQGKLMWARVKGRTENELKELFPGRQYNFRPGLIKPSKGQHNFKGYNRYIKLLYPVLSPFFSACNLQQVACAMIRTSVSGYDKNILEVKDILLQAK from the coding sequence ATGAATTCAAACAACATAAAAATAATGCTTACCGGGGCTACCGGTATGGTGGGTGAAGGTGTTTTGTTAGAGTGTTTGGAAAATCCGACTGTTTCTGAAGTGTTGATGATTAATCGTAGGCATTTTGACCTTGTCCATCCCAAGTTGAAGGAATTAGTCGTGGCCGATTTTCTGAACCTTGCTGGCGTAAAGGAACAACTGATTGGGTATGATGCTTGTTTCTATTGTGCAGGAATCAGTTCGCTGGGTATGAGCGAAATGGATTACACCAAAATAACTTATGACACCACGATGCAGTTTGCACGAACGTTGAAGGAAATTAATTCTGATATGGTCTTTATTTTTGTATCCGGCAGTCACACCGATAGTACAGAACAGGGTAAGCTAATGTGGGCACGCGTGAAGGGGCGGACAGAGAACGAACTGAAAGAACTTTTTCCCGGCAGGCAGTATAACTTCCGTCCGGGATTGATAAAACCTTCTAAAGGTCAGCATAACTTTAAAGGATATAACCGTTATATCAAATTGTTGTATCCGGTGTTGAGTCCTTTTTTTTCGGCATGTAACCTACAACAAGTTGCTTGTGCCATGATTCGTACTTCAGTAAGCGGATATGATAAAAATATTCTGGAAGTGAAAGATATTTTATTGCAGGCAAAATGA